In one window of Protaetiibacter larvae DNA:
- a CDS encoding TetR/AcrR family transcriptional regulator, which yields MQLPAGFAVVRERARPLPPDDRREAILDAVLPVLRERGRDVTSRELAEAAGVAEGTIFRAFGDKDSLLDAGLQRLLDPAPFRGELRRIPHDLPFEDKLAVIIEALRVRFGDVFQIMRLFQVEGPPPRRAQAGEDWLEIVRELLEPDAARLGVPIDTVAWYLRLVAFGASIEPFNHFRPFDSAELATVIAHGVAVAPR from the coding sequence GTGCAGTTGCCCGCCGGATTCGCCGTGGTCAGGGAGCGGGCGCGTCCGCTGCCGCCCGACGACCGGCGCGAGGCGATCCTCGACGCGGTGCTGCCGGTGCTGCGCGAGCGCGGCCGCGACGTCACCAGCCGGGAGCTCGCCGAAGCCGCGGGCGTCGCCGAGGGCACCATCTTCCGGGCCTTCGGCGACAAGGACTCGTTGCTCGACGCCGGCCTGCAACGGCTGCTCGACCCCGCGCCGTTCCGCGGCGAGCTGCGCCGCATCCCGCACGACCTCCCCTTCGAAGACAAGCTCGCCGTGATCATCGAGGCGCTGCGGGTGCGCTTCGGCGACGTGTTCCAGATCATGCGCCTCTTCCAGGTGGAGGGGCCGCCGCCGCGGCGCGCGCAGGCGGGCGAGGACTGGCTCGAGATCGTGCGCGAACTGCTGGAGCCGGATGCCGCGCGACTCGGCGTGCCGATCGACACGGTGGCCTGGTACCTGCGGCTCGTGGCCTTCGGCGCCTCCATTGAACCCTTCAACCATTTCCGGCCGTTCGACTCCGCCGAACTCGCTACCGTCATCGCACACGGCGTCGCCGTGGCGCCGCGCTGA
- a CDS encoding ABC transporter ATP-binding protein, whose protein sequence is MLGKLLIRYLRPYWLLLIGVVVFQAAQSIASLLLPGLNADIIDKGVAVGDTGFILSTGGIMLAITLAQIICSVVAVYFGARAAMAFGRDLRGAIFTRVGEFSEREVSTFGAASLITRTTNDVQQVQMLVLITCTILVSTPILSIGGVIAALGEDITLSWILVVAVPVLLLAVGLIIWRAVPYFRKMQTRIDAVNRVLREQLTGIRVIRAFVRERTEIDRFGVANDELTDTALRAGRLFALMFPVVMLVLNVSSVAVLWFGAFRIEDGGMQIGSLFAFLSYLIQILMAVMMATFMLILLPRATVSANRIGEVLDTEPSVEPPANPVTELHGGELELRGASFHYPGAEQPVLTDITFTARPGQTTAIIGSTGSGKTTLVNLLPRLFDVTDGAVLVGGVDVRELDPDVLWNSMSLVPQKPYLFSGTVASNLRYGKPDATDEELWAALEVAQARDFVEAMPDGLEAPIAQGGTNVSGGQRQRLAIARALVKRAQITIYDDSFSALDTATDARLRAALAREFADVTTIVVAQRVSTILNADQIIVLEHGRIVGRGTHQELLASSTEYAEIVESQLSIEEAA, encoded by the coding sequence GTGCTCGGCAAACTCCTCATCCGCTACCTGCGGCCGTACTGGCTGCTGCTGATCGGCGTCGTCGTCTTCCAGGCCGCGCAGTCGATCGCCTCGCTGCTGCTGCCCGGCCTCAATGCCGACATCATCGACAAGGGCGTCGCCGTCGGCGACACCGGCTTCATCCTCTCCACCGGCGGCATCATGCTCGCGATCACCCTCGCGCAGATCATCTGCTCGGTCGTGGCCGTCTACTTCGGTGCGCGCGCCGCCATGGCGTTCGGTCGCGACCTGCGCGGCGCCATCTTCACGCGCGTCGGCGAGTTCTCCGAGCGCGAGGTCTCCACCTTCGGTGCGGCATCCCTCATCACCCGCACCACCAACGACGTGCAGCAGGTGCAGATGCTCGTGCTCATCACCTGCACCATCCTGGTGTCGACGCCGATCCTCTCGATCGGCGGCGTCATCGCGGCGCTCGGCGAAGACATCACCCTCTCGTGGATCCTCGTGGTCGCGGTGCCCGTGCTGCTGCTCGCCGTCGGCCTCATCATCTGGCGCGCGGTGCCCTACTTCCGCAAGATGCAGACCCGCATCGACGCCGTCAACCGGGTGCTGCGCGAGCAGCTCACCGGCATCCGCGTCATCCGCGCCTTCGTGCGCGAACGCACCGAGATCGACCGCTTCGGCGTCGCCAACGACGAGCTCACCGACACGGCGCTGCGGGCCGGCCGCCTGTTCGCCCTCATGTTCCCCGTCGTCATGCTCGTGCTCAACGTGTCGAGCGTCGCCGTGCTGTGGTTCGGGGCGTTCCGGATCGAAGACGGCGGCATGCAGATCGGTTCGCTGTTCGCCTTCCTCAGCTACCTCATCCAGATCCTGATGGCCGTCATGATGGCCACCTTCATGCTCATCCTGCTGCCGCGCGCCACCGTCTCCGCGAACCGGATCGGCGAGGTGCTCGACACCGAACCCTCGGTCGAACCGCCCGCGAACCCGGTCACCGAGCTGCACGGCGGCGAGCTGGAGCTGCGCGGCGCCAGCTTCCACTACCCGGGCGCCGAGCAGCCGGTGCTCACCGACATCACCTTCACCGCCCGCCCCGGCCAGACCACGGCCATCATCGGCAGCACCGGATCCGGTAAGACCACGCTCGTCAACCTGCTGCCGCGGCTGTTCGACGTGACCGACGGCGCCGTGCTCGTCGGCGGGGTGGATGTGCGCGAGCTCGACCCGGACGTGCTGTGGAACAGCATGTCGCTCGTGCCGCAGAAGCCGTACCTCTTCTCGGGAACCGTCGCATCGAACCTCCGCTACGGCAAGCCCGACGCCACCGACGAGGAGCTGTGGGCGGCCCTCGAGGTGGCCCAGGCGCGCGACTTCGTGGAGGCCATGCCCGACGGCCTCGAGGCGCCCATCGCGCAAGGCGGCACCAACGTCTCGGGCGGCCAGCGCCAACGCCTCGCCATCGCCCGCGCGCTCGTCAAACGCGCCCAGATCACCATCTACGACGACTCGTTCTCGGCCCTCGACACCGCCACCGACGCCCGATTGCGGGCGGCGCTCGCGAGAGAGTTCGCCGACGTCACGACCATCGTGGTCGCGCAGCGCGTGTCGACCATCCTGAACGCCGACCAGATCATCGTGCTCGAGCACGGCCGGATCGTCGGCCGGGGAACCCACCAGGAACTGCTCGCCAGCTCGACGGAGTACGCCGAGATCGTCGAGAGCCAGCTGTCGATCGAGGAGGCCGCGTGA
- a CDS encoding ABC transporter ATP-binding protein, whose protein sequence is MGMPAEKSMNFGPSAKRLIGRLRPDRALVIFVILLGAISVVLSVLGPKVLGNATNIIFEGVISAQLPEGATKQDVIDGLIAAGNTQQAEMVQGMNLNPGHGIDFNALMIVLGIVLLLYVVSSVFMWLQGYVLNGITQRTVLRLRRDVEDKIHRLPLSYFDKQPRGELLSRVTNDIDNISQSLQQTLSQLLTSLLTVVGILIMMFWISPLLAVIAIIAVPLTLGITVVIAKRSQKLFVAQWTHTGTLNAQIEEGYTGHALVKVFGRHKEVEARFDAKNQELYQASFGAQFISGIIMPATMFVGNLVYVGIAVVGGLMVANGSLRLGDVQAFIQYSRQFTQPLSQLGSMANLLQSGVASAERVFELLDAEEQSADPVPASSPQHGTGRLAFENVSFRYDPEKPLIDDLSLVAEPGQTVAIVGPTGAGKTTLVNLIMRFYEPGGGRITLDGIDTQQMTRDDLRGRTGMVLQDTWLFGGTIRDNIAYGRPEASEEEILDAARAAYVDRFVHTLPDGYDTVLDDEGGNVSAGEKQLITIARAFLAKPSVLILDEATSSVDTRTELLVQRAMSALRKDRTSFVIAHRLSTIRDADLILVMESGAIVEQGTHDELLAARGAYARLYEAQFAAPVDSDDAAA, encoded by the coding sequence ATGGGCATGCCCGCCGAGAAGTCGATGAACTTCGGCCCCTCCGCCAAACGGCTCATCGGGCGGCTGCGGCCCGACCGCGCGCTCGTGATCTTCGTGATCCTGCTCGGGGCGATCTCCGTCGTGCTGAGCGTGCTCGGGCCCAAGGTGCTCGGCAACGCGACCAACATCATCTTCGAGGGCGTCATCTCCGCCCAGCTGCCGGAAGGCGCCACCAAGCAGGACGTCATCGACGGGCTCATCGCGGCCGGCAACACCCAGCAGGCCGAGATGGTGCAGGGCATGAACCTCAACCCCGGCCACGGCATCGACTTCAACGCGCTCATGATCGTGCTCGGGATCGTGCTGCTGCTGTACGTGGTGTCGTCGGTGTTCATGTGGCTGCAGGGCTACGTGCTCAACGGCATCACCCAGCGCACGGTGCTGCGGCTGCGGCGCGACGTGGAGGACAAGATCCACCGCCTGCCGCTCAGCTACTTCGACAAGCAGCCGCGTGGCGAACTGCTCAGCCGCGTCACCAACGACATCGACAACATCTCGCAGAGCCTGCAGCAGACCTTGAGCCAGCTGCTCACCTCCCTGCTCACGGTGGTCGGCATCCTCATCATGATGTTCTGGATCTCGCCGCTGCTCGCGGTGATCGCGATCATCGCCGTGCCGCTCACCCTGGGCATCACGGTCGTCATCGCCAAGCGCTCCCAGAAGCTGTTCGTGGCGCAGTGGACCCACACCGGCACCCTCAACGCGCAGATCGAGGAGGGGTACACCGGGCACGCGCTCGTCAAGGTGTTCGGCCGCCACAAGGAGGTCGAGGCGCGCTTCGACGCCAAGAACCAGGAGCTGTACCAGGCGAGCTTCGGCGCCCAGTTCATCAGCGGCATCATCATGCCCGCCACGATGTTCGTGGGGAACCTCGTCTACGTCGGCATCGCCGTCGTCGGCGGCCTCATGGTGGCGAACGGCTCGCTGCGGCTGGGCGACGTGCAGGCGTTCATCCAGTACTCCCGCCAGTTCACCCAGCCGCTGTCGCAGCTCGGATCGATGGCCAACCTGCTGCAGTCGGGCGTCGCCTCCGCGGAGCGCGTGTTCGAGCTGCTGGATGCCGAGGAGCAGAGCGCCGACCCGGTGCCCGCGTCCTCGCCTCAGCACGGCACCGGCCGGCTCGCCTTCGAGAACGTCTCGTTCCGCTACGACCCCGAGAAGCCGCTCATCGACGACCTCTCGCTCGTGGCCGAGCCCGGGCAGACGGTCGCCATCGTCGGGCCAACGGGGGCCGGCAAGACCACCCTCGTGAACCTCATCATGCGGTTCTACGAGCCGGGCGGCGGGCGCATCACCCTCGACGGCATCGACACCCAGCAGATGACGCGCGACGACCTGCGCGGCCGCACCGGCATGGTGCTGCAGGACACCTGGCTATTCGGCGGCACCATCCGCGACAACATCGCCTACGGGCGACCGGAGGCCTCGGAGGAGGAGATCCTGGATGCCGCGCGGGCCGCCTATGTGGACCGCTTCGTGCACACCCTTCCGGACGGTTACGACACGGTGCTCGACGACGAGGGCGGCAACGTCTCGGCGGGCGAGAAGCAGCTCATCACGATCGCGCGGGCGTTCCTCGCGAAGCCCTCGGTGCTCATCCTCGACGAGGCGACCTCCTCGGTCGACACCCGCACCGAGCTGCTCGTGCAACGGGCGATGAGCGCGCTGCGCAAGGACCGCACCTCGTTTGTCATCGCGCACCGGCTCTCGACCATCCGGGATGCCGACCTCATCCTCGTGATGGAGTCGGGCGCGATTGTCGAGCAGGGCACCCACGACGAGCTGCTCGCCGCACGCGGCGCCTACGCGCGTCTCTACGAGGCCCAGTTCGCCGCCCCCGTCGACTCCGACGACGCAGCCGCCTGA
- a CDS encoding glycoside hydrolase family 9 protein gives MPHHPRARIRAAGIAGIALAASVLAAPVLAPPTAAAPLADEPGPELIPNGTFDAGHAPWWTTPDVVADTSSGALCVNAPGGTQNAWDTIVGIDAIPLVEGESYRFSFRISGTADVGIRALAQQNQAPWTATYETNPTTSSDPALFEGGFTSTLEWPAGQLVFQIGGSDEPWTFCLDDVSFRTGPPPEPYRAETHSRVRVNQYGYLPDGPKRATVLVDDADAAGVAWTLRDAGGAEVATGTAEPYGDDRTVGSAVQRIVFDEVRATGDGFTLEADGETSYPFAIRTGLYAPLTADALNYFYLARSGIPIEAQYAGEAYARPAGHLGIAPNRGDTEVGCQAPQGYYQQWSCDDTFDVQGGWYDAGDHGKYVVNGGIAVHQLLDTWEVAARAGRSDLLGDGALSIPESGNGIPDVLDEARWELDWMARMQVPDGQQYAGMVFHKVQDDGWTGLPTMPWESDKVRQVHRPSTAATLNFAAVAAKGARLFDEWDADYAESLLAASRVAWAAALDTPDLFASVADGDEGGGPYDDDQVEDEFYWAAAELYLATGEGEFAEFLAACPEAETAIDPQGGFDWRATTALGRIDLAMVESDYPGREAARASVVDAAGTYLKAAGSAFEQPYRPIDGEYDWGSNAIILNNQAVIATAAEITGDASYRTAVVAAMDYLLGRNGLDRSYITGYGTLYSENQHHRWMAHSLDPSLPSPAPGTIAGGPNSAIQDPVAQQAWPDGCIAQLCYLDDIQSYSTNEMTVNWNSALSWVTTWVAVHADAEGAAASAPGEALPGGFPVWLVIVLALAGVLAVGAVVVLLVLRGRRPTA, from the coding sequence GTGCCCCACCACCCCCGCGCCCGCATCCGCGCCGCCGGCATCGCCGGCATCGCGCTCGCCGCATCCGTGCTCGCGGCGCCCGTGCTCGCCCCGCCGACCGCCGCCGCGCCGCTCGCCGACGAGCCCGGGCCGGAACTCATCCCCAACGGCACCTTCGACGCCGGGCACGCGCCGTGGTGGACCACCCCGGATGTCGTCGCCGACACCTCCAGCGGCGCCCTGTGCGTGAACGCCCCGGGAGGCACCCAGAACGCCTGGGACACCATCGTCGGCATCGACGCCATCCCGCTCGTCGAGGGCGAGAGCTACCGCTTCTCGTTCCGGATCAGCGGCACCGCGGACGTGGGCATCCGGGCGCTCGCCCAGCAGAACCAGGCGCCCTGGACCGCCACCTACGAGACGAACCCCACCACGAGCAGCGACCCCGCGCTCTTCGAAGGCGGCTTCACCTCCACCCTCGAATGGCCCGCCGGACAGCTCGTGTTCCAGATCGGCGGCTCCGACGAGCCGTGGACGTTCTGCCTCGACGACGTCTCGTTCCGCACCGGTCCGCCGCCGGAGCCCTACCGGGCCGAGACGCACTCGCGGGTACGCGTCAACCAGTACGGCTACCTGCCCGACGGCCCGAAGCGGGCCACCGTGCTCGTCGACGACGCGGACGCCGCGGGCGTCGCCTGGACGCTCCGCGACGCCGGCGGCGCCGAAGTCGCCACCGGCACCGCCGAACCCTACGGCGACGACCGCACCGTCGGATCCGCGGTGCAGCGGATCGTGTTCGACGAGGTGCGCGCCACCGGCGACGGCTTCACCCTCGAAGCCGACGGCGAAACGAGCTACCCCTTCGCCATCCGCACCGGCCTCTACGCGCCGCTCACCGCCGACGCGCTGAACTACTTCTACCTGGCCCGCAGCGGCATCCCCATCGAGGCGCAGTACGCGGGCGAGGCGTACGCCCGACCCGCGGGGCACCTCGGTATCGCGCCCAACCGCGGTGACACCGAGGTGGGCTGCCAGGCGCCCCAGGGCTACTACCAGCAGTGGAGCTGCGACGACACCTTCGACGTGCAGGGGGGCTGGTACGACGCCGGCGACCACGGCAAATACGTCGTCAACGGCGGGATCGCGGTGCACCAACTGCTCGACACGTGGGAGGTCGCTGCGCGCGCCGGCCGCAGCGACCTCCTCGGCGACGGGGCGCTCTCCATCCCCGAATCCGGCAACGGCATCCCCGATGTGCTCGACGAGGCGCGCTGGGAGCTCGACTGGATGGCGCGCATGCAGGTGCCGGACGGGCAGCAGTACGCGGGGATGGTGTTCCACAAGGTGCAGGACGACGGCTGGACGGGGCTGCCGACCATGCCGTGGGAGAGCGACAAAGTGCGGCAGGTGCACCGGCCGTCGACCGCGGCCACCCTCAACTTCGCAGCCGTCGCGGCGAAAGGCGCCCGGCTGTTCGACGAGTGGGACGCCGACTATGCGGAGTCGTTGCTCGCGGCATCCCGGGTGGCGTGGGCCGCCGCGCTCGACACCCCCGACCTCTTCGCGAGCGTCGCCGACGGCGACGAGGGCGGCGGACCCTACGACGACGACCAGGTCGAGGACGAGTTCTACTGGGCGGCCGCCGAGCTGTACCTCGCCACCGGTGAGGGGGAGTTCGCCGAGTTCCTCGCGGCCTGCCCCGAGGCCGAGACTGCGATCGACCCGCAGGGCGGCTTCGACTGGCGCGCGACGACGGCGCTCGGACGCATCGACCTCGCGATGGTCGAATCCGACTATCCCGGCCGCGAAGCCGCACGGGCGTCGGTGGTGGACGCCGCGGGCACCTATCTGAAGGCCGCCGGGAGCGCCTTCGAGCAGCCGTATCGTCCGATCGACGGCGAATACGACTGGGGTTCGAACGCGATCATCCTCAACAACCAGGCGGTGATCGCGACCGCCGCCGAGATCACCGGGGATGCGAGCTACCGCACGGCGGTCGTCGCCGCGATGGACTACCTGCTCGGTCGCAACGGGCTCGACCGCTCCTACATCACCGGCTACGGCACGCTGTACTCCGAGAACCAGCACCACCGCTGGATGGCGCACTCGCTCGATCCCTCACTGCCGTCGCCGGCGCCCGGCACGATCGCGGGCGGCCCCAACAGCGCCATCCAGGATCCGGTGGCGCAGCAGGCCTGGCCCGACGGCTGCATCGCGCAGTTGTGCTACCTGGACGACATCCAGTCGTATTCGACGAACGAGATGACGGTGAACTGGAACTCGGCGCTCAGCTGGGTGACGACGTGGGTCGCGGTGCACGCGGATGCCGAGGGCGCTGCGGCGAGTGCGCCCGGTGAGGCGCTCCCGGGCGGATTCCCGGTGTGGCTCGTGATCGTGCTCGCGCTCGCCGGGGTGCTCGCTGTGGGCGCGGTCGTCGTGCTGCTCGTGCTGCGGGGTCGACGCCCCACCGCCTGA
- the rmuC gene encoding DNA recombination protein RmuC, with protein MDALLPLLIGLVIGLAVGVVATALVLRATRGSTGADAALLEARHAAVVSEVRAAEAAARADVERTLAAAEASLTGLREQLAGAQQQYRDLVERQQAELRQRQADAAAEHKVLHELAPVKETLTAMQRKVDELETQRAEQHGQLSEQLKAAAESEARLSQTAEKLASALSNNATRGVWGETQLRTLVESAGLLNRVDFSLQSTIAAESGSRRPDLVVKLPGGKSIAVDAKVPYNDFIEASAIPATATGEQEARRAALLAAHAKKVKGHVDALAAKSYWTGLETSPEFTIAFIPNEPLLAAALEQDPALLEYAFSKRIALASPVSFWAVLKTIAFTWQQDVLTEDAKRLFDLGKELYSRLSTLSEHADKLRRSIESTVTSYNAFASSLEQRVLVTARRLDALDESKIIGEPRMIEDAPKHLTQSEFTVLDELDDAESA; from the coding sequence ATGGATGCTCTGCTGCCGCTGCTCATCGGGCTCGTGATCGGCCTCGCGGTCGGCGTCGTGGCGACCGCGCTCGTGCTGCGCGCCACGCGCGGGTCGACGGGAGCGGACGCCGCCCTGCTCGAAGCCCGGCACGCGGCGGTCGTGAGCGAGGTGCGCGCCGCCGAGGCGGCCGCGCGGGCGGACGTGGAGCGCACCCTCGCCGCGGCCGAGGCCTCCCTCACGGGGCTGCGCGAGCAGCTCGCCGGCGCCCAGCAGCAGTATCGCGACCTCGTCGAGCGCCAGCAGGCCGAGCTGCGGCAGCGCCAGGCCGATGCCGCAGCCGAGCACAAGGTGCTCCACGAGCTCGCCCCCGTCAAGGAGACCCTGACGGCCATGCAGCGCAAGGTGGACGAGCTCGAGACCCAGCGCGCCGAGCAGCACGGGCAGCTCTCCGAGCAGCTCAAGGCGGCCGCGGAGTCCGAGGCCCGGCTCAGCCAGACCGCCGAGAAGCTCGCGAGCGCGCTGAGCAACAACGCCACCCGCGGCGTCTGGGGCGAGACCCAGCTGCGCACCCTCGTCGAGTCCGCGGGGCTGCTCAACCGCGTCGACTTCTCCCTGCAGTCGACGATCGCGGCAGAATCCGGGTCGCGACGCCCTGACCTGGTGGTCAAGCTGCCGGGCGGCAAGTCGATCGCCGTCGACGCGAAGGTGCCGTACAACGACTTCATCGAGGCGAGCGCGATCCCCGCCACCGCGACCGGGGAGCAGGAGGCGCGCCGCGCCGCGCTGCTCGCCGCGCACGCCAAGAAGGTCAAGGGGCACGTCGATGCGCTCGCGGCCAAGAGCTATTGGACGGGCCTCGAGACGAGCCCCGAGTTCACGATCGCGTTCATCCCCAACGAGCCGCTCCTCGCCGCCGCCCTCGAACAGGATCCGGCGCTGCTGGAGTACGCCTTCTCCAAGCGCATCGCGCTCGCCTCGCCCGTGAGCTTCTGGGCGGTGCTGAAGACCATCGCGTTCACCTGGCAGCAGGACGTGCTGACCGAGGATGCCAAGCGGCTGTTCGACCTGGGGAAGGAGCTGTATTCGCGACTGTCGACGCTCTCCGAGCACGCCGACAAACTGCGGCGCTCGATCGAGTCGACGGTCACGAGCTACAACGCCTTCGCGAGCTCGCTCGAGCAGCGGGTGCTCGTCACCGCCCGCCGACTCGACGCGCTCGACGAGTCGAAGATCATCGGCGAGCCGCGGATGATCGAGGACGCCCCGAAGCACCTCACGCAGAGCGAGTTCACGGTGCTCGACGAGCTCGACGACGCGGAATCCGCGTAG